A region from the Halobellus litoreus genome encodes:
- a CDS encoding signal peptidase I, which translates to MTQIPKPTMPSAAALLATLVLVAAVSPFVVFAVPQVVGADEGFVVLSGSMEPELSPGDVVIVDAAAPVRVGDVITYRTGGDTVPTTHRVVGERDGGYETKGDANENVDAGLVGPEAIIGRVVLTIPVVGHVILWANTPVGYVALVVTPLVLLGLSELRAWARREPGAEAAAAATADPESDRGRPAADADAPETGNNAAGMDVETSASDASGPASDVGSVDGNADGATAQRSAGTVAVAAVDLKLTLLAMTTLFAYAGWNVYREFAATAAPNPVSVGALTGGLLGLLFAGSVTLAAWRAARAAARRPSTPALTDGSGDVEVGDE; encoded by the coding sequence ATGACCCAGATTCCGAAGCCGACGATGCCCAGCGCCGCCGCACTACTCGCGACGCTCGTTCTCGTCGCGGCGGTCTCGCCCTTCGTCGTCTTCGCCGTCCCGCAGGTCGTCGGGGCCGACGAGGGGTTCGTCGTCCTCTCCGGCAGTATGGAGCCCGAACTGTCGCCCGGGGACGTGGTGATCGTCGACGCCGCCGCGCCCGTGCGGGTCGGTGACGTCATCACCTACCGGACCGGCGGCGATACCGTGCCGACGACTCACCGCGTCGTCGGCGAACGCGACGGCGGCTACGAGACGAAAGGCGACGCCAACGAGAACGTCGACGCGGGCCTGGTCGGCCCCGAGGCGATCATCGGACGGGTCGTCCTCACTATCCCCGTCGTCGGCCACGTGATCCTCTGGGCGAACACGCCCGTCGGATACGTCGCCCTCGTCGTCACCCCGCTGGTGCTGCTCGGCCTCAGCGAACTCCGCGCGTGGGCCCGCCGAGAGCCCGGAGCCGAGGCGGCCGCGGCGGCGACGGCCGATCCTGAATCGGACCGCGGCCGGCCGGCCGCGGACGCCGATGCGCCCGAGACGGGCAACAACGCGGCCGGGATGGACGTCGAGACGTCCGCGTCCGACGCCAGCGGGCCCGCTTCGGACGTCGGATCCGTCGACGGAAACGCCGACGGGGCCACCGCGCAGCGGTCGGCGGGAACCGTCGCGGTCGCCGCCGTCGACCTGAAGCTCACGCTCCTGGCGATGACGACGCTGTTCGCCTACGCGGGGTGGAACGTGTACCGCGAGTTCGCCGCCACCGCGGCCCCGAACCCCGTCTCCGTCGGTGCGCTCACCGGCGGGCTGCTCGGCCTGCTGTTCGCCGGGTCGGTGACGCTAGCTGCCTGGCGGGCCGCACGAGCGGCCGCTCGGCGCCCCTCGACCCCGGCTCTCACTGACGGGAGCGGGGACGTGGAGGTGGGCGATGAGTAA
- a CDS encoding CPBP family intramembrane glutamic endopeptidase: protein MVPSRDATDSSAADARTAAATDSDGRPSATVADRDGDVDAPRLRQFLGTLVLLALGFVAAVRLANVRMVALAPLYMFTPSVAAAVTVFTTGVSRREVGVRIGRLRWHVAAVVTVLALVAVALGIALAVPGISFDGSADPTPGLPLPSGALGVLALLALTVGAGVTVNAVFALGEELGWRGYLLWELAPLGFWRASGLIGVLWGLWHAPVILDGYNYPSFPLVGVAAMTAATVAFSPLYTYFVLRARSVLAAGLFHGVFNAAGGTILVYTATSDPILGELVANSVGLAGVVAFALATGLVVVVGAPSLGRDALTGGPPNPAGGGTSKESVVDERG, encoded by the coding sequence ATGGTCCCCTCGAGAGACGCCACCGACTCATCCGCTGCGGACGCACGGACGGCAGCTGCCACCGACTCCGACGGACGACCGTCGGCGACGGTCGCCGATCGGGACGGCGACGTGGACGCGCCGCGGTTGCGTCAGTTTCTCGGGACGCTCGTCCTGCTCGCGCTCGGGTTCGTCGCCGCCGTTCGGCTGGCGAACGTCCGGATGGTGGCGCTGGCACCGCTGTATATGTTCACGCCCTCGGTGGCCGCCGCAGTGACAGTGTTCACGACGGGGGTGTCGAGACGGGAAGTCGGGGTTCGGATCGGTCGGCTCCGCTGGCACGTCGCCGCCGTCGTCACCGTCCTCGCACTCGTCGCCGTCGCGCTCGGGATCGCGCTCGCAGTGCCCGGAATCTCCTTCGACGGCAGCGCCGATCCCACGCCGGGGCTCCCCCTCCCGTCGGGCGCGCTCGGCGTACTCGCGCTCCTGGCCCTGACGGTCGGCGCCGGCGTGACGGTCAACGCCGTCTTCGCGCTCGGCGAGGAACTCGGCTGGCGGGGCTACCTCCTGTGGGAACTCGCGCCGCTCGGGTTCTGGCGGGCGAGCGGGCTGATCGGCGTCCTGTGGGGACTCTGGCACGCGCCGGTGATCCTCGACGGCTACAACTACCCGTCGTTTCCGCTCGTCGGCGTCGCCGCGATGACGGCCGCGACGGTCGCGTTCTCGCCGCTGTACACGTACTTCGTCCTCCGTGCCCGCTCGGTCCTCGCCGCGGGGCTGTTCCACGGGGTGTTCAACGCCGCCGGCGGAACGATCTTGGTCTACACGGCGACGAGCGATCCGATCCTCGGCGAACTCGTCGCGAATTCCGTGGGACTGGCTGGAGTTGTCGCCTTCGCCCTCGCGACCGGACTGGTCGTCGTCGTCGGGGCACCGTCGCTGGGTCGCGATGCACTGACCGGAGGCCCTCCGAATCCAGCGGGAGGCGGGACGAGTAAGGAAAGCGTAGTCGACGAGAGGGGGTGA